The proteins below come from a single Bacteroidales bacterium WCE2004 genomic window:
- a CDS encoding signal recognition particle subunit FFH/SRP54 (srp54): protein MFENLSDRLERSFKILKGEGKITEVNVAETIKDIRRALLDADVSFRVAKDFCARVKDKAMGANVLTAVKPQQMMVKIVHDELAEFMGSEHAEINLKGSPAVVLVAGLNGSGKTTFSGKLALHVKSKRGMKVLLAACDTFRPAAIEQLKTLGAQVGVEVYSQDGEKDPVKVAKDAIQYARQQGYSVVIVDTAGRLTVDQELMEEISTLHKAVSPTETLFVVDAMTGQDAVESAKAFNEAIDYDGVVLTKMDGDTRGGAALSIKAVTGKPIKFVSSGEKMEALDIFYPARVADRILGMGDVVSLVEKAQEQYDEQEARALKKKIAHNQFTLNDFYNQLKQVQKMGSMKDLAGMLPGMDKALKDVDIPDDAFKPTEAIIQSMTPYEKEHPECINGSRRNRIAKGSGTTVADVNRLLKQFEQTRKMMKMAVDGSLQQRLKGFRR from the coding sequence ATGTTTGAGAATCTGTCTGACAGACTGGAACGCTCCTTCAAGATCCTGAAGGGCGAAGGGAAGATCACGGAAGTCAACGTGGCCGAGACCATCAAGGATATCCGCCGGGCGCTGCTCGACGCGGACGTCTCTTTCCGGGTGGCCAAGGATTTCTGTGCGCGCGTGAAGGACAAGGCGATGGGCGCCAATGTGCTGACGGCCGTCAAGCCGCAGCAGATGATGGTCAAGATCGTCCACGACGAGCTGGCCGAATTCATGGGTTCCGAGCATGCAGAGATCAACCTCAAGGGCTCCCCTGCCGTCGTGCTCGTCGCCGGTCTCAACGGTTCCGGCAAGACGACCTTCAGCGGCAAGCTCGCCCTGCACGTCAAGAGCAAGCGCGGGATGAAGGTCCTCCTTGCCGCCTGCGACACCTTCCGTCCGGCCGCCATCGAGCAGCTCAAGACGCTGGGCGCCCAGGTCGGGGTCGAGGTCTACTCCCAGGACGGAGAGAAGGATCCCGTGAAGGTGGCCAAGGATGCCATCCAGTACGCCCGCCAGCAGGGCTACAGCGTGGTGATCGTCGATACGGCCGGCCGCCTGACGGTGGACCAGGAACTGATGGAGGAGATTTCCACCCTGCACAAGGCCGTCTCACCGACCGAGACCCTCTTCGTCGTGGATGCGATGACCGGCCAGGATGCCGTCGAGTCCGCCAAGGCCTTCAACGAAGCCATCGACTACGACGGCGTCGTGCTGACCAAGATGGACGGCGACACGCGCGGCGGTGCTGCGCTCTCGATCAAGGCCGTCACCGGCAAACCCATCAAGTTCGTCAGCTCCGGCGAAAAGATGGAGGCGCTCGACATATTCTATCCGGCCCGCGTGGCAGACCGGATCCTCGGCATGGGCGATGTAGTCTCCCTCGTGGAGAAAGCCCAGGAGCAATATGACGAACAAGAAGCACGGGCCCTTAAAAAGAAGATCGCGCATAATCAGTTTACGCTCAACGACTTCTATAACCAGCTCAAGCAGGTCCAGAAAATGGGTAGCATGAAGGACCTGGCAGGGATGCTGCCGGGCATGGACAAGGCGCTCAAGGATGTCGACATCCCTGATGACGCCTTCAAGCCGACCGAAGCCATCATCCAGTCCATGACTCCCTACGAGAAGGAACACCCGGAATGCATCAACGGGTCCCGCCGCAACCGCATTGCGAAAGGATCCGGAACCACTGTCGCGGATGTCAACAGACTGCTCAAGCAGTTCGAACAGACCCGCAAGATGATGAAGATGGCTGTGGACGGTTCGCTCCAGCAGCGTCTTAAGGGATTCAGAAGATAA
- a CDS encoding 2',3'-cyclic-nucleotide 2'-phosphodiesterase / 3'-nucleotidase — MKYRSIPLFLTALFLAFSCTPQERVLHIVTTGDVHGNWFDEPYVEGQSNKTSLMSVHAWVDSLRGAVGRQNVLLLDAGDCLQGDNAPYYYNYVDTEGEHPFVQFISYMKYDAVAVGNHDIETGHPVYDKVAAQLSAHGIPFLGANAVRKDNGAPYFPTYKVFRRGGYKVAVLGLTNPNMKAWLSEPVWSGIDFKSLIPCAQEWVDRIRAKERPDVMVVLTHSGVGDGDGQVLESQGLDLLQTLKGVDLLVCSHDHRPAVAEKDGCWMVDGGARAGNVGHAVIRQPKGRERTMEAEVVRMDKDKVDEAMKAHFRPVFERVREFTLQPVGRLAMELRTRDAYSGMCDYLNLIHSVQLGTPDVQLSFAAPLTFDGTVKAGEVIYNDMFTVYPYENQLYVVKLKGSEIKDYLEFSYDGWIRTAGSHVLRINDEPDPRTGAKRWSFEGRTYNFDSAAGLVYTVDVTRPAGSRVQIQSLADGSAFDPDAWYRVAMTSYRASGGGGHLIAGAGLSKEEIEERIVGRYPEIRELVYQYFKEHGTVDAALIGDRALIGEWHFVPEKIADPMIREDMNLIF, encoded by the coding sequence ATGAAATACCGTAGTATTCCGCTTTTTCTCACTGCCCTGTTCCTCGCGTTTTCCTGCACCCCGCAGGAGCGTGTCCTCCATATCGTCACCACCGGAGACGTCCACGGCAACTGGTTCGACGAACCCTACGTCGAGGGCCAGTCCAACAAGACGAGCCTCATGTCCGTCCACGCCTGGGTGGACAGCCTGCGTGGCGCCGTGGGCCGGCAGAACGTCCTCCTGCTCGATGCCGGCGACTGCCTGCAGGGCGACAATGCGCCTTATTACTACAACTACGTGGACACCGAAGGGGAGCATCCCTTCGTCCAGTTCATCTCCTATATGAAATACGACGCCGTGGCCGTGGGCAACCACGACATCGAGACCGGCCATCCGGTCTATGACAAGGTCGCGGCGCAGCTTTCCGCGCACGGCATCCCCTTCCTGGGCGCCAATGCCGTCCGCAAGGACAACGGCGCCCCCTATTTCCCCACCTACAAGGTCTTCCGCCGCGGCGGCTACAAGGTGGCCGTCCTCGGCCTGACCAACCCCAACATGAAGGCCTGGCTCTCCGAGCCGGTCTGGAGCGGCATCGACTTCAAGTCGCTGATTCCCTGCGCACAGGAGTGGGTGGACAGGATCCGGGCCAAGGAGCGCCCTGACGTGATGGTCGTCCTGACGCATTCCGGCGTCGGCGACGGCGACGGACAGGTCCTCGAGAGCCAGGGCCTCGACCTGCTGCAGACGTTGAAGGGCGTGGACCTGCTCGTCTGTTCGCACGACCATCGTCCGGCCGTCGCCGAGAAAGACGGCTGCTGGATGGTCGACGGCGGCGCCCGCGCGGGCAATGTCGGCCATGCTGTCATCCGCCAGCCCAAGGGCCGGGAGCGCACGATGGAGGCGGAGGTCGTCCGGATGGACAAGGACAAGGTGGACGAGGCGATGAAGGCGCATTTCCGCCCCGTCTTCGAGCGGGTGCGCGAATTCACGCTGCAGCCCGTCGGGCGGCTCGCGATGGAGCTCCGCACGCGCGACGCCTACAGCGGCATGTGCGATTACCTCAATCTCATCCACTCGGTCCAGCTTGGGACCCCGGACGTGCAGCTCTCGTTTGCGGCGCCCCTGACCTTCGACGGCACCGTCAAGGCGGGTGAGGTGATCTACAACGACATGTTTACGGTCTATCCCTATGAGAACCAGCTCTATGTGGTGAAGCTCAAGGGATCCGAGATCAAAGATTATCTGGAGTTCTCCTACGACGGCTGGATCCGGACGGCGGGCAGTCATGTCCTGCGTATCAACGACGAGCCGGACCCCCGCACGGGCGCGAAACGCTGGTCGTTCGAGGGCCGTACCTACAATTTTGATTCTGCTGCCGGCCTGGTCTATACCGTGGACGTGACCCGTCCTGCGGGCAGCCGTGTGCAGATCCAGTCCCTGGCCGACGGCAGCGCCTTCGACCCGGACGCCTGGTACCGCGTCGCGATGACGTCCTACCGCGCGAGCGGTGGCGGCGGTCACCTGATCGCGGGCGCCGGACTGAGCAAGGAAGAGATCGAGGAGCGTATCGTCGGGCGATATCCCGAGATCCGCGAGCTGGTCTACCAATACTTCAAGGAGCACGGCACCGTGGATGCCGCGCTTATCGGGGACCGTGCCTTGATCGGCGAATGGCACTTCGTGCCGGAGAAGATTGCGGATCCGATGATCCGGGAAGATATGAACCTTATCTTCTGA
- a CDS encoding GSCFA family protein yields MKLFTEVTCEKLTPLSRGERICVLGSCFADAIGEKLAAAGFDVLRNPFGTLYNPASVAAAVERLDSGRPFTHDECVEMGAGAGLVCSFAHHTRFARPTAAEFLDAANAALAADAAAWTGCRRVLVTLGTAWVWRAQERPGQPVVANCLKRPAREFAHELLGVDACAALLRALVKDHPDKQFLFTVSPIRHLGDGAHANTLSKATLQLAVQQALAPEPDLPSCPAATGHLPRAEYFPAYEILLDELRDYRFYADDLVHPADTAVQLIWERFLDACTDPADRPAILAAERASRAAAHRPLR; encoded by the coding sequence ATGAAACTGTTTACCGAGGTCACCTGCGAGAAATTGACACCCCTTTCCCGGGGAGAGCGCATCTGCGTGCTGGGGAGCTGTTTTGCCGACGCCATCGGCGAAAAACTCGCCGCGGCGGGCTTCGACGTGCTCCGCAATCCCTTCGGGACACTCTACAATCCGGCGTCGGTCGCCGCGGCGGTGGAGCGCCTGGACAGCGGGCGGCCCTTCACGCACGACGAGTGCGTGGAGATGGGCGCCGGCGCGGGGCTGGTGTGCAGCTTCGCGCACCACACCCGGTTCGCGCGCCCGACGGCGGCGGAGTTTCTCGACGCGGCCAACGCGGCCCTCGCGGCGGATGCCGCGGCCTGGACCGGCTGCCGCCGCGTCCTCGTCACCCTCGGCACCGCCTGGGTCTGGCGGGCGCAGGAACGGCCCGGCCAGCCGGTCGTCGCCAACTGCCTCAAGCGCCCCGCCCGCGAATTCGCGCATGAGCTGCTCGGCGTCGACGCCTGCGCCGCGCTCCTGCGCGCGCTGGTGAAGGACCACCCCGACAAGCAGTTCCTTTTCACCGTCTCCCCCATCCGGCACCTCGGCGACGGCGCCCATGCCAACACCCTCTCCAAGGCAACCCTCCAACTCGCCGTGCAGCAAGCGCTTGCCCCGGAACCCGATTTGCCGTCATGCCCGGCTGCGACCGGGCATCTCCCCCGCGCCGAGTACTTCCCCGCCTACGAGATCCTCCTGGACGAACTCCGCGACTACCGCTTCTACGCCGACGACCTCGTCCACCCCGCCGACACCGCCGTCCAGCTCATCTGGGAGCGTTTCCTGGACGCCTGCACCGACCCCGCCGACCGCCCTGCCATCCTGGCCGCCGAGCGCGCCTCCCGGGCCGCCGCCCACCGTCCCCTCCGCTGA
- a CDS encoding ABC-2 type transport system ATP-binding protein has translation MIKIQNLAFSYGKNEVLRNISMELQPGRIYGLLGENGVGKTTLLTLLCGLKKTQFGMIDTDGHNPWNREPVLLQDQYYLPDEVAPINDRAFSWAKATGKFWPNFRLEQFDTILREFEVSPMQKMNAMSAGQLKKTYIAFALACGCRYLYLDEPTNGLDIPSKAQFRSALMKYTAEDSTIVISTHQVRDLENIIDPIIILDRRDVLLNATIEQISEKLFFDYGTTIHPDALYSEQLPGGFIQVLPNTEKLDSKVNIEALFNTVHKHKDLVKKLFSNE, from the coding sequence ATGATAAAAATCCAGAATTTAGCTTTCAGCTACGGCAAGAACGAGGTCCTTCGGAACATCTCGATGGAACTCCAGCCTGGCAGGATTTATGGCCTGCTCGGCGAGAACGGCGTCGGCAAGACCACGCTGTTGACTCTCCTCTGCGGTCTGAAGAAGACCCAGTTCGGTATGATCGACACGGACGGCCACAACCCCTGGAACCGTGAGCCGGTCCTTCTCCAGGATCAGTACTACCTCCCCGACGAGGTGGCGCCGATCAACGACAGGGCCTTCTCCTGGGCCAAAGCCACCGGCAAATTCTGGCCGAACTTCAGACTCGAGCAGTTCGATACCATCCTCCGCGAATTCGAGGTGAGCCCGATGCAGAAGATGAACGCGATGTCCGCCGGCCAGCTCAAGAAGACCTACATCGCCTTCGCCCTCGCCTGCGGTTGCCGTTACCTCTATCTCGACGAGCCGACCAACGGCCTGGACATCCCGTCCAAGGCCCAGTTCCGCTCCGCCCTGATGAAGTATACGGCCGAAGACTCCACCATCGTGATCTCCACCCACCAGGTGCGCGACCTCGAGAACATCATCGACCCGATCATCATCCTGGACCGCCGCGACGTCCTGCTCAACGCCACGATCGAGCAGATCTCCGAGAAGCTCTTCTTCGACTACGGCACGACCATCCACCCGGACGCCCTCTACTCCGAGCAGCTGCCCGGCGGCTTCATCCAGGTCCTTCCCAACACGGAGAAGCTCGACAGCAAGGTGAACATCGAAGCGCTCTTCAACACCGTACACAAGCACAAAGACCTCGTCAAAAAACTCTTCAGCAATGAATAA
- a CDS encoding DNA-binding transcriptional regulator YhcF, GntR family — MEFDSNKPIYIQIADNICERILSGEFKPGGRISSVREWGAQIGVNPNTVARSYEILTDRKVIFNQRGIGFFVADDAIDVIRDTERRKFIDEELPLFCNRAALLGIDLKDYIK, encoded by the coding sequence ATGGAATTTGACAGCAACAAACCCATCTACATCCAAATCGCGGACAATATCTGTGAGCGGATCCTTTCCGGGGAATTCAAGCCCGGAGGGCGCATCTCCTCGGTCCGGGAATGGGGCGCGCAGATCGGGGTCAATCCCAATACCGTAGCCCGTTCCTACGAGATCCTCACGGACCGGAAGGTTATCTTCAACCAGCGCGGCATCGGTTTCTTCGTCGCAGACGACGCCATCGACGTGATCCGCGACACCGAGCGCCGGAAATTCATCGACGAAGAGCTCCCGCTCTTCTGCAACCGGGCCGCACTGCTCGGAATAGACCTGAAAGACTATATCAAATAA
- a CDS encoding Putative auto-transporter adhesin, head GIN domain, whose amino-acid sequence MKKMTYILAAAMLLLLPSCKFIKVDKNLLDDLDEKVDVFQGGSDKVTASDNYITRKDTTGEFHAISCNLPADVIYVPGDCSITIYGPDNIVEKVSVKNDNGLLEIKSGVQRMRNIKKGFTVTVSSPVLEAVTINGAGTFKANDGITALNFSATLNGAGDFFIHGLQASEAKVTVNGAADADIKGIDCDLLKIDIFGAGDAELSGKAGRANLSITGAGDIDARKLECADLNSSVHGLGSIKKPNS is encoded by the coding sequence ATGAAAAAGATGACATACATCCTCGCTGCAGCCATGCTGCTCCTCCTCCCCTCCTGCAAGTTCATCAAGGTGGACAAAAATCTGCTGGACGACCTCGACGAAAAGGTCGACGTCTTCCAGGGTGGCAGCGACAAGGTCACCGCCAGCGACAACTACATCACCCGCAAGGACACCACCGGCGAATTCCACGCCATCTCCTGCAACCTGCCCGCCGACGTAATCTACGTCCCCGGCGACTGCAGCATCACGATCTACGGACCGGACAACATTGTCGAGAAGGTCAGCGTCAAGAACGACAACGGCCTGCTGGAAATCAAGAGCGGAGTGCAGCGCATGCGCAACATCAAGAAGGGATTCACCGTCACCGTGTCCAGCCCCGTCCTGGAGGCTGTCACCATCAACGGTGCCGGCACGTTCAAAGCCAACGACGGCATCACCGCCCTCAACTTCAGCGCCACCCTCAACGGCGCCGGCGACTTCTTCATCCACGGCCTGCAGGCCAGCGAAGCCAAGGTCACCGTCAACGGTGCAGCGGACGCGGACATCAAGGGCATTGACTGCGACCTCCTCAAGATCGACATCTTCGGCGCCGGCGACGCCGAGCTGAGCGGCAAGGCCGGCCGTGCCAACCTGTCCATCACCGGAGCCGGCGACATCGACGCCCGGAAACTGGAATGCGCCGACCTGAACAGCTCCGTCCACGGGCTCGGTTCCATCAAGAAACCCAATTCATGA
- a CDS encoding DNA-binding regulatory protein, YebC/PmpR family, with protein sequence MGRAFEFRKERKLKRWGHMARTFTKLGKEITIAVKQGGPDVTGNPRLRALMAEARSEQMPKENIERAIKKATESKQGDFKEIIYEGFGPFGIAVLVEAATDNNTRTVANVRSYFNKCGGSLGTTGSVSFMFDRKCTFRVKEKEGVDLEELELELIDFGVEELFRQEEEDKDGNVTPVVVMYGDYSSYGQIQKYIEENGYELISGGFEQIPNVDLKDVTDEQRATLDKLIGMLEDDEDVTNVYTTMKPAEE encoded by the coding sequence ATGGGAAGAGCATTTGAATTCCGCAAGGAGCGCAAACTGAAGCGCTGGGGCCACATGGCCCGTACGTTCACCAAGCTGGGCAAGGAAATCACCATCGCCGTCAAGCAGGGCGGTCCGGACGTGACCGGCAACCCGCGTCTGCGTGCCCTTATGGCAGAGGCCCGTTCCGAGCAGATGCCCAAGGAGAACATCGAGCGCGCCATCAAGAAGGCCACCGAGAGCAAGCAGGGCGATTTCAAGGAGATCATCTACGAGGGCTTCGGCCCCTTCGGCATCGCCGTCCTCGTGGAGGCCGCCACGGACAACAACACCCGCACCGTGGCCAACGTCCGCAGCTACTTCAACAAGTGCGGCGGCTCGCTGGGCACCACCGGTTCCGTGAGCTTCATGTTCGACCGCAAGTGCACCTTCCGCGTCAAGGAGAAGGAAGGCGTCGACCTGGAGGAGCTCGAGCTCGAGCTCATCGACTTCGGCGTGGAGGAGCTCTTCCGCCAGGAGGAGGAGGACAAGGACGGCAACGTGACCCCCGTGGTCGTGATGTACGGCGACTACAGCTCCTACGGCCAGATCCAGAAATACATCGAAGAGAACGGCTACGAACTCATCTCCGGCGGCTTCGAGCAGATTCCCAATGTGGACCTGAAGGATGTCACCGACGAGCAGCGCGCCACCCTCGACAAGCTGATCGGCATGCTCGAGGACGATGAGGACGTGACCAATGTCTATACTACGATGAAGCCCGCCGAGGAGTAA
- a CDS encoding Tetratricopeptide repeat-containing protein codes for MAQKNQNDKEALRQENIEQTVSATEQFYSKNKKTIWSVVGAVLVIGLGVLAYGKFVYQPKCAEAMQQAYPAEASFQEGDYELALNGDGNVLGFAEIISEYGSKAGKAVYLYAGICELQLGNNEEALSYLKKYNGKEPILAARAKSCEGDAYVALGDYAAAVRSYKAAVSTADNIFAPAYLLKEASAYEALGQKAEALACYKTIENDYPSSLEAYDVAKHIARVSE; via the coding sequence ATGGCTCAGAAAAATCAGAACGACAAGGAAGCCCTGCGGCAGGAGAACATCGAGCAGACCGTCTCCGCCACCGAGCAGTTCTACAGCAAAAACAAGAAAACGATCTGGAGCGTCGTCGGTGCGGTCCTCGTGATCGGCCTCGGCGTCCTCGCCTATGGCAAGTTCGTCTATCAGCCCAAGTGCGCGGAAGCGATGCAGCAGGCTTATCCTGCCGAGGCAAGCTTCCAGGAGGGCGACTATGAGCTTGCGCTCAACGGCGACGGCAACGTCCTCGGTTTCGCCGAGATCATCTCCGAGTATGGCTCCAAGGCCGGCAAGGCCGTCTACCTCTACGCCGGTATCTGCGAGCTGCAGCTCGGCAACAACGAGGAGGCTCTTTCTTACCTGAAGAAGTACAACGGCAAGGAGCCGATCCTGGCCGCCCGCGCCAAGTCCTGCGAAGGCGACGCCTATGTCGCCCTCGGCGACTACGCCGCCGCCGTCCGCAGCTACAAGGCTGCCGTCTCCACCGCCGACAACATCTTTGCTCCCGCATACCTCCTCAAGGAGGCTTCCGCCTACGAGGCCCTGGGCCAGAAGGCTGAGGCGCTGGCCTGCTACAAGACCATCGAGAACGACTACCCGTCTTCCCTCGAGGCCTATGACGTCGCAAAACACATCGCCAGAGTATCCGAGTAA
- a CDS encoding DNA replication and repair protein RecF translates to MATLQKIVIQDFRNIQLQELTFSPNINCISGGNGEGKTNLLDAIWYLSMTKSAFSTSDRFNFRHGTSAFALSGTYEMPGGSTARFSVRVQDGGQKSVRRDDKPYGRISEHIGVLPIVMVSPADIAMVSESGDERRKFVNAVLSQMEQPYLADVQQYNRLLLQRNKLLKAGVCDEDLLSTFDERLSVLAQPIFERRSAFCERLVPVVQQYYAEISGGREQVGIEYRSDLQKGSLAEILREKRDRDQVFKFTTAGVQRDDFLFTMDGHPIRRCGSQGQQKSFLVALKFAQYEVMKAACGFPPIMLLDDLFDKLDMNRVGNLLRVVADKEFGQIFLSDSNKVRTESIVDKLTADRSYFETAGGVFTPRQ, encoded by the coding sequence ATGGCCACATTACAGAAGATCGTCATACAGGACTTCCGCAACATCCAGCTGCAGGAACTTACCTTCTCTCCCAATATCAACTGCATCAGCGGCGGCAACGGCGAAGGCAAGACCAACCTGCTTGACGCCATCTGGTATCTGTCCATGACCAAGAGCGCTTTCTCCACCTCCGACCGCTTCAATTTCCGCCACGGCACGTCCGCCTTCGCCCTGTCCGGCACCTACGAGATGCCGGGCGGCAGCACGGCGCGCTTCAGCGTCCGCGTGCAGGACGGCGGGCAGAAGAGCGTGCGGCGCGACGACAAGCCCTACGGGCGCATCTCGGAGCACATCGGCGTGCTGCCGATCGTGATGGTCTCCCCCGCCGACATCGCCATGGTGAGCGAGTCGGGCGACGAGCGCCGCAAGTTCGTCAACGCCGTGCTCTCGCAGATGGAGCAGCCCTACCTGGCCGACGTCCAGCAATACAACCGTCTGCTGCTGCAGCGCAACAAGCTGCTCAAGGCAGGCGTCTGCGACGAAGACCTGCTGTCCACCTTCGACGAGCGGCTCTCCGTGCTGGCGCAGCCCATCTTCGAGCGGCGCAGCGCCTTCTGCGAGCGGCTCGTGCCCGTGGTGCAGCAGTACTACGCGGAGATCTCCGGCGGCCGCGAGCAGGTCGGGATCGAGTATCGCTCCGACCTGCAGAAGGGCAGCCTGGCAGAGATCCTGCGCGAGAAGCGCGACCGCGACCAGGTCTTCAAATTCACCACGGCAGGCGTCCAGCGCGACGATTTCCTCTTCACGATGGACGGCCACCCGATCCGCCGCTGCGGCTCGCAGGGGCAGCAGAAGTCTTTCCTGGTCGCCCTCAAGTTCGCCCAGTACGAGGTGATGAAGGCCGCCTGCGGCTTCCCGCCCATCATGCTGCTGGACGACCTCTTCGACAAGCTCGACATGAACCGCGTGGGCAACCTGCTCCGCGTGGTCGCGGACAAGGAATTCGGCCAGATTTTCCTGTCCGACTCCAACAAGGTCCGTACGGAGTCCATCGTGGACAAGCTCACCGCGGACCGCAGCTATTTCGAGACGGCAGGAGGCGTCTTCACTCCCAGACAATGA
- a CDS encoding 4-phosphoerythronate dehydrogenase — translation MKFVIDKAIPFIEGVFEPFGAEVIYKEGPDIVHADIVDADALVIRTRTRCDAAMLEGTSVKLIATATASMDNIDQAWCKEHGIFVQNASGCNAGGVTNYVFSALFGTASRKSIPLMGKKIGIIGLGAAGQRVEEMALALGFKTLRYDPLRAEKEGPAEFHDLDTVLSGADIVTMHIPVNDTTRGMADAGFFARMKPGAFFINTAQGELVVEQDLIDAIPRLGPVALDTWCHEPDINRQLLDLVDIATPHIAGYTLQGKQIGTSMAIRAVARFFSLSALYDFFPTTEIVEYQAVHIDAHEKTQGEIASVIQYNYPIFTDDFMFRMNPDRFKELRINYSYRREFYF, via the coding sequence ATGAAATTCGTCATCGACAAGGCCATCCCTTTCATCGAAGGCGTCTTCGAGCCGTTCGGCGCCGAAGTGATCTATAAAGAAGGCCCCGACATCGTCCACGCCGACATCGTGGACGCCGACGCGCTCGTCATCCGCACCCGCACGCGCTGCGATGCGGCGATGCTGGAGGGGACTTCCGTCAAGCTCATTGCCACAGCGACCGCGAGCATGGACAACATCGACCAGGCCTGGTGCAAGGAGCACGGCATCTTCGTGCAGAACGCCTCCGGCTGCAACGCCGGCGGCGTGACCAACTACGTCTTCTCCGCCCTCTTCGGGACGGCTTCGCGCAAGAGCATTCCCCTGATGGGCAAGAAGATCGGCATCATCGGCCTGGGCGCCGCCGGCCAGCGCGTCGAGGAGATGGCGCTGGCCCTGGGCTTCAAGACGCTCCGCTACGACCCCCTGCGGGCCGAGAAGGAGGGCCCGGCCGAATTCCATGATCTCGACACCGTCCTCTCCGGAGCCGACATCGTCACGATGCACATTCCCGTCAACGACACCACGCGCGGCATGGCGGACGCCGGTTTCTTCGCCCGGATGAAACCCGGCGCCTTCTTCATCAACACCGCGCAGGGCGAGCTCGTCGTGGAGCAGGACCTGATCGACGCCATCCCCCGCCTCGGACCGGTGGCCCTCGATACCTGGTGCCACGAACCCGACATCAACCGCCAGCTGCTCGACCTGGTGGACATCGCCACGCCGCACATCGCCGGCTACACGCTGCAGGGCAAGCAGATCGGCACATCGATGGCCATCCGCGCCGTCGCACGCTTCTTCTCGCTGAGCGCCCTCTATGACTTCTTCCCGACCACGGAGATCGTCGAATACCAGGCCGTGCACATCGACGCCCACGAGAAGACGCAGGGCGAGATCGCTTCGGTCATCCAGTACAACTACCCGATCTTCACGGACGACTTCATGTTCCGGATGAATCCGGACCGCTTCAAGGAGCTGCGCATCAACTACAGCTACCGGCGCGAATTCTATTTCTGA
- a CDS encoding Putative binding domain-containing protein, N-terminal, producing the protein MASLLAGAAVLFASCKKEPMMTVTSNFPIEYTAQGGSDRIITFISNQDWVATTNQDWVRLSPVSGTASSEQQTISVTCDPNQSYDKRTAWVAIEAEGIKRIVYISQMSVPVLQPKQAVYEISADSQQFELEVQSTLDYSVQVDGSWLSRIETKAMSDSKVVFNVNANLSGTERTASIVIQADKSLADIERIVTVKQAPEKPGVPVMVDLGLSVKWANINLGAAKCSDAGDFFAWGEVEPKKEFTEENYRFYSGDPDSPTKYFVYNHNGGTGDGIKDLLPEDDAAVQILGDGWCMPTAEQLYELFSLSREHVTIDGMPGLKLYGRKNPENWIFLPAPRGFDDTEGDNPLACYWGRTGYDVAPFAWMLTVSPKKNTLGIGETRRCFGYTIRPVRE; encoded by the coding sequence ATGGCCTCGCTTCTTGCAGGCGCCGCGGTTCTCTTCGCTTCTTGTAAGAAAGAACCCATGATGACGGTCACCAGCAATTTTCCCATAGAATATACCGCCCAGGGTGGCAGTGATAGGATCATTACCTTTATCTCGAACCAGGACTGGGTGGCGACCACAAACCAGGACTGGGTCCGCTTGAGCCCGGTTTCGGGCACCGCGTCCAGTGAGCAGCAAACGATCAGCGTGACCTGCGACCCCAATCAGTCCTACGACAAGCGAACTGCGTGGGTCGCGATCGAAGCGGAAGGGATCAAGCGGATCGTGTATATCTCGCAGATGAGTGTGCCGGTCCTCCAGCCTAAGCAGGCGGTCTACGAGATTAGCGCCGATTCCCAGCAGTTCGAGCTGGAAGTCCAGTCGACACTCGACTACTCCGTCCAGGTCGATGGCTCCTGGCTTTCCCGGATCGAGACGAAAGCGATGTCGGACTCGAAAGTCGTATTTAACGTCAACGCGAACCTGAGCGGCACCGAGCGTACGGCTTCGATTGTCATCCAGGCGGACAAGTCCCTGGCCGATATCGAACGGATCGTCACCGTCAAACAGGCGCCGGAGAAGCCGGGTGTCCCTGTGATGGTGGACCTGGGACTTTCCGTCAAATGGGCCAACATCAATCTCGGTGCGGCCAAGTGCTCCGACGCCGGTGACTTCTTTGCCTGGGGCGAAGTGGAACCGAAGAAGGAATTCACCGAGGAGAATTACAGGTTTTATAGCGGCGACCCGGATTCGCCGACCAAGTACTTCGTGTATAACCATAATGGTGGGACCGGAGACGGAATCAAGGATCTTCTGCCGGAAGACGATGCGGCCGTGCAGATTCTTGGGGATGGCTGGTGTATGCCGACCGCAGAGCAGCTGTATGAACTGTTCTCCTTGAGCAGGGAACATGTTACGATAGACGGTATGCCCGGTTTGAAGCTCTATGGCCGGAAGAATCCCGAAAACTGGATCTTCCTGCCCGCGCCGAGAGGTTTCGACGATACGGAGGGCGATAATCCCCTGGCCTGCTACTGGGGCCGGACCGGCTATGATGTTGCGCCGTTCGCTTGGATGCTGACGGTCAGTCCGAAAAAAAATACGCTGGGCATCGGGGAAACGAGACGTTGTTTTGGATACACCATCCGTCCGGTCAGGGAATAA